From the Porites lutea chromosome 5, jaPorLute2.1, whole genome shotgun sequence genome, the window GCGGTAAAATACCCGACGACAAAAGCTTGGACAGCTAGAAAAACGATCTTGCTGCAgtgtccacatacaaattctccccgGTTGATCTTCATACAGTTTCATGtcgaattagttgagagaattaaacagatcaaagcactttccattAGGGGCCAGTTCCCTTTTCTGTAAGTAGGGTGGAacgggggaagggggaggggagtggggtgTGGTGGTGGGGGTTGTTGTTTGTTGGGGGAGGAGGGAACTGTTTGCCTTCGACAAAACAGCAGCATAAATACTTTTCTCTGGAACCGAGgctgtttttctttgaattggCATGAATAGGttggaaatttgaaaatacggttgaaagacttgaaatgttaaaacttaagtgaggaaagtagaaaaattcCTTCTTATATTCATGACTAAGAGACTGAGAGCTTGAGTGTTAGATTGCCGTCCGAATAACACACCAAGTTTTTACCTGATGAAGCTGAACAAATGAAGTTgctgaatacatttaaaaggacATATCAATTTCAGTTAACTGAAAATATGAGCCCAATATACCAAATAGTTGCTtataaacaaaaagttgaaagttcCAGAACTGAGATGAAGACATTACCACTGTCAAAGCCTTATTGCCAAACAATTTATACCAAACAAGATTTTCAcgtatgttttttgttgtttctcctATTTTTGCCTTAATAGATTTATTGTTTTGCGAAAACGATTATCCTGTGTACTGACTCCATTAAATAAGGCAAAGCAGAGAttcaaaatgacttatttctctgacctataaaaaaaatttaacccacCCCCTGTCATTTCATATTTCAGTAGTTATCCACCCCCtatcataaaagaaacaaactgagCAAATAAATACAATGTGGTGTGAATATGTAAGCTTATTGATTTATTACTTTGTTACACCAACAAGTGGGCCTTTTTTACTTTGCCTGGTCTATCCAAAAATTCCAAACTGCTTacaagattaaaaaagaaaataaaacaaatcctTTCAACAGCTCCACCCTTGACTCCAAAGCTAAAAGAAATGGCAATGAGATTCAGGGATGAATAATTCACTTCTTTTGTTCTTCTCTTCCTTAGCCTTGGAGCCAAGTGTGAAATTTTAATGTGAAACTGGGGCCTAAATGGTGTACACAGTCTGACAAGTGCATACCATCAAATATTATTCTTTAAACTAACGTGATGTGACGCGATGCTTCACAGCACTACACCTTCATGACATGATTGAAATGTTCACTCTTCAAAATTATCTAGCGGACTGGCCGCTCTGACTCCCAGAGCAGCTTCTaatgaaaactgttttcaaaattaaatgaaatatttttaaccctctaagtcccaatagtgaccaagatcaaatttctccaaacaaGATCCATACACTGCCAAGAGATGTTATAAGcagtaacaaaatgatcacacaagagaaaatgccttgatctattatcaaattctctctacttattcttgaaggaaatgtatagagatcagtttggagaatttgtacgtggatactggggcttaaagggttaaggcccACCACAGTGAACTGCGAACGAGAAAAAGGCTTCCTTTTTTCACCAAGCATAATTGAAGGCCTAATAATGTTACACAAAACTAAAATGTCATGAGATGATTGTGTAAGAAAAGTTTGTAGCAGACTACAGAAATAGTTGTAGTTCTTCAGTGGACTGTAGATTTTTACTGAGCTGGTCACTTGATCTCTGATCTGGAAGCATGGCAGGCTGAAAGAGGAAACAGAAAATCGATGAGAATTTCCTTTTGAGCGAAAACacactttttctgtttctttattacTGCCCAGTAGATAATCGAGTACCAGCTTTTTCAATTTCTCGTTCCTCACCTAATCTGCAAAGACGACCTTGTGTATTTGACGCGGGGAAGTGCAGAGTTGATATAATCCTGGTCGATTCTTTGGCACCTTTGCTGTAACAGGCACTAGGCTCTCCAAACTCTCCGTCCACTGTTCACCGCTGAGTTCCAGTTTGTAAAGGTTCCTTGAGACATTCTTGTACCAGAGAAGGGAAACATCACCTTGTTGATTGAGAGAATGGATCTGTCCGATCAGGACTTTTGGGCAGTTAAGCTTGCTATGCTCTTCCACCACAGCTACAAAGTCACCCGGTTTGAATGGGCAGTCACCGAAACTCTGCGGTTGGCCATTATCGGGTTCCTCTTCCAAATGGTCCTCTGCATACTCCCTGGCTAGGTTGACAGCAAGCTGCTTTCTGTCATTGGCGGTACCGCGGTCATAGGTACGCTGGGCTTGTTGCCATGAATGTCTGAGAGCGGCCGCCAATGATGCCTTAAGGGCATCTGTGCAATCACTGTGAAATGGAGAACTTATTTTAGAGATGGCTATGAACACGAAGAAAGGCAGACCTACCAAATACTACCCGCCAAAATTTAATGTGTGGAAAATATTTGTAATCATTGGTTGTCTTGTTCACCTACTGTTAATGCTGATCACCAGTGGTCCAATGTATATGTTTTAGttgattttttatctcaggtaattttattctccttttgtttttgagtatggtgatgtatggcaAAGACGTTtaaaccaaaggaaaataaaaattacctgacataaaaaattaactacaacatatatttcATAAAATGTCCTATTGTTATAAATTCTATATTGCACATAGCTTTtctctggttttattttttttatttagggaaATGTCACAGAGCAACctccagttttcctttttcaagatgttttataattttttatttctataagATTATGATGCTCCTTTGAGTAAGGTTTTTCAGCAACAATAATCAACTCACACCAGTGCATGAccgagaaagagaaacaaaaaaattcaatccCAGGATAAAGTTGGACTGATGTGAATATCTCTAAGTTTGTTGAGTGAGTATTTTTACTTTGATGAGGCAGAAAAAAAGCTGTGCAGTGTatagtagaaaaaaataattatcttactcTCTGCCATACGACCAGGTGATGAAAGCAGATCGAAGCATATTCACTGTCACCAATCTTCCAGTCAGGCTACgaaacaaacttttcatgtgTGCAGAGAACGCAGGTCCCGAGAATCTGTGACCCTTCCTGTTCTGCAAGGTACAAGTTAAAAAAGACATGGATGAACACTGAACTAAAGTTGGAAAAACACTCGGATCTTTCTAGTAAAATTGACAATAATATTGAACGTGTGAAAGAAACAGTGATTCTTACAGGTCCAGCTTTTGCTTTCCTAGAACCATGTGTTCCAGTACAAAGAAATACAAAGATAGCATTGTATTAACTGAAGGGTGAATTGGGTCGAGAAAGCACCCTCGCTGAATTTAATGCTCGTCCTAAAAGATGATTTTCCAGATAAAATAACCCCAACTACTGAAATGAAGATAACCAATTGAAAGGATTCACCCTCACAAGGGTGCTTTTTTGTCCATATTTTTCACCCAAATAAGATCTCAATAAGGTGAAAATTTGGCGCGATTCACCCTTGAAGGGTGAGAAATGTCAAAGAATCACCCTAAGGAGAATTAATTTCAAATCCCAGGGACTTCTATGAGAGTGGTTAGGGGATTTATATAGGTGAATCAAGAGACTGAGACATTTTCAAAAGCTAATTTAAGGTTAGGGTAAAACCTTACTGTGTCCAATTTAGGGTGATAATTTAAATCCACTCACCAGAAGCAAGTAGTCCCCACTGTCATCCTTTGCAAGGAGTGGACGGAAATCGTTGATGTAATTTACCAGAACTTTGTATAGTTCATGGTCACACTGAAAAGAAGGAGAATCCTGTTTAAGTCCACTTTGCCTTTTAGAAACCAACATGAAAATTCTTTGCACTGTATCTTCCCTTTGCTAATGTAACATTTGTGCAACAAGGGACACGAGTTTTGGGAATTATGAAAAACTGAGTAGTGATCTCACCTGCAGAGTTAGCTCATCCCTTCCAGATGTCCCGGATGTGATAATCGCAACGCCATTCTACCTGTAGCCAAACCGTTTCTCCGGGAGTAAGAGGCAatctaaaaatgtaaaatgtaaaatgtaatacataacaaaacaaaaattcattaaaatacaagaaaaaaagaggcaaTCTATCCATATTTAGGGCTACGCGCACATTTATTTTACCCATACCATACACAGAAATGCTCTATCGTAAGGTGTGTAACAGTTGGGTTAGCAATGATGCGATGATTGAGGCAAAGTCCCGAACCATATGCTTTAAAGTTATCCCCTTGTTCTGTCCGTGATGTATTTTCAAGACACCTTGGGCTATGTGCCCTAATGGCCAGAGCACACAGTAGTAAAAATGCACGCATGACCCAGCTGTTGGCAAGCAGCACAGCATTGCACCAAATTTACACTCTTGCAGTGCCTTGTCAGTTGTCTCCAGCTGAGAGAGTACAAAGGAAGACCAAGGTGAAAGATCTTCTGTGTAAAATCTTTGACTGCAAGAGGAACAGATTGCAGTGCCTGAAGCACATCGGCCAGTTGGCCCAGCTCTTGCCAAGACTTCTGTGTGTCCAGTTGGTCACAGGGCACTCTCTCTTCTGGGATGACTTGAGGAAAGTGGCACGTGCAGTGAATTCCCAGCCAAATCAACAGTCAAAATTAGCTGCAATAGTTGCCATTGGGAGAAAACTTCCTCCAGCGTCCCCTTGGAGAGCATTCCTCACCTCAGAGAGGACCGCAGATGAGGAGGCTATTATCCAAAGATTTGGCTCCTAATGTGCAAGCGCTTTTCAGTGCATTAGTTCTGTATTTCTTAACACCTCTGGAGGGTGAATATTAAGGATTTCTTTCATATTGATATACAGTAAacttaaatttgttgttaagaTCTAGAGACATAATAGGAGAAAAATGCAAGTATTTAAAGAGCaattaattttgatattccACTTAACTTATTCCTAAAATAGTTGGCTGAATAGTTTTCCCCCAGATGGTATTGCACAACTATATTTTGATGTAAACAAAGTGGCAGGTGCAGTGAATTCCCAGTCAAATCAACAGTCAACATTTATAGCAGCAGGTAGTTGCCAACAGGAGAATTTCCAAGACTTTCAGCTTTGTGTTACATAGAGGAGTAAGACAGTTTGAAATTGAGAAAACTGAAATAGTTTGctaaattgtgaaaaatgaaaatatgaaaaaattatatgaaaaattaaaatatagagAATATATTCAGTGCGGTAGAAAATAATTACTCAAAACTCTGTATGTATTCAAGatattaagaaaagagaaattggaaacatgTATAAGGAATATTTTAACACATCCCTTTTATCAAGcaaaaggtttcatttattttgcaaaatgtaaTTACACCAAAGACATAGGTTGCAGACCAAGGACCACTATGCGAAATTTggtgatagttttcaagagtctttaaaacaaaaaattcaaagtctTCAGCAAATTTGCTTCCAACGGCAGAAAAATTTTTATCTCAAAACCTGTCCTACAAAAAGGCACATCTTCCtgttgcgttttatttattcacaagcaaaagtaaacatgaccatgtaATTCATGGTGCCGCAAAAGTACATGTACGAACTTCAAGAAAGACGAATTAACTTACTGTCAACAAGCTTGAATTTCACGTCTTCAGGTTTAGTTAAAACAGCAACACCATGGGGTTTTGTGCACAGACTCAACAATAATTTGACCAACACACTCTCTTTCACCTCGCTGTTCAATATCCTTGGGTTTTAGCAGTGGAGGGGTAAACACAAAATGAGTTTTACACCTGGCATGAATTTTCTAGAAATAAGGTAGTGTAGATTGTTGGATACTGTAAGTCATGAGAAACAGCTATGAATGCAGTCTCTGAAACAATACTGTGTAGTGACCCATGCTTTTAAAAGTTTAGAACTTAGCTTTTGGCTTGGGAAACTAGGAAGCCCAAATCAGCTAGAACTTCATAGAAGTGTGTGTGCGCTCtagaataataacaacaatatagcaaaggaaaaaaatagcaataacaaTCACCAAATGTAGACTGAATAATAATGAAAGAACTCCATTAGGGCCCGTAACCCTTATCCTTTGAGCTATTCCACCGAGCCgaataacaatattattcctcGACAAGAAATTAAACATACAAATATAATTTCACTGGAAAATAGTTCAAAGAAAGCTGCTGAGGACAACGTGTTTGCTCTTTCACTGTGATCAGTGAAAAACTCCGGATAAAAATTATCtagcaaaagaacaaaatagaCGATGCTTCGAAAGTTAGAGGAATgaatccgccattttgtttgacgtcctcacatgaaaattgttgctgataTGCACATGAAAATGCCTCCGTTACACAAATATAGCACTGAATAGAAAACATGCGGACTCACCGGCTTGGCAGGCTTGTCTGGAAGAGTGTGTCTTGCTTTCAGGACGAGAAAACAATTCCGATTTGTACAACACGATCACAATGTCTTGGTAGTTAAGGTAAGTGTGCCTGCCATGGAGCTTGTCAGCGGAGGTATGTTTGTGGTGTTGTATGCGACCTTGAAAGATGACCCTGTTTTGGCAACTTTTGACAGTCTCTGGTGCTTACCTGGCAGTAGAAAAGTGCCTAAGAAACTGTGGGAAATGTAGACAGGAAACTAAAGTTCGCGTCTGGAGCGTTTTCGAGAGGTGAGGTTCAGCGGGAGTTTGAAAAGATGGGTGGAAAAACGCGTTggtattttcaagatggcgcctgCTGCTTTGGATAACCAATTTCGGTAATGTTTATTGTACATGTTCTGTCGGGTACAAGGTTTTATTGAGTTTTCAATAAAGGCGGAAACAAAGTTGAAGCCAActgcttgaaaaacaaaaccccaaaaaacttGCTTGGCCTTTGAATACGCGCTTTTGGTCAGTCACTTGCcgtatttttggttttgttttgttgtggttgttttttggggggacggggggggggggaagcggggaaaaatataaatctgttttattatttttcccttctttttttaatgcaacaCCATCTATGTAAATGGTACTGCGAAATAAACGTTGTTGTATTGCTTAGCGTACCAAATGCTCGGTTTAAGTTTGTGGGCAGCGTCCCTGGTTTACCTGCGCGGGATAAAGTTCAGTAGAGATCACCTGTTTGtggcaaaaaatagaaaaagcaaaagcaaaacaaaacactcgAAAACAACTTAGCTTTTGATTGACAAAAAACTGATGCAGCGGCCTAAAAATTAATGTGGCCGAAACAGGCCCAGTTCATGGTATGGGCGTCGGTGCGGGTTTCAGATTACAATCTCCCCCATTGAAAAGCAGGGACCATAGCCTTTGCGCTTGCAGTTGCGATGCGTGGGGAAACACCAACACAGGTAGTCTATCGTTTCGTTCCTTtcttaccttgtttttattattggactttttcctttttgttttgttttgttttgttttttcatggcgattctctttctctttcctgcAAAAAATATCATCGAGTGGCATATATGGCAATGATTCTTAACCGACCGCACCCAGCTACACAGCCAGTCTTGAGTAAACctacctttttgttttctgtatgacaggaaaaacaagagagagagagagagagagagaaaagactAAAAGAATGGATTTCTCGACCGAAGCACAAGAAACCCGTGGCCCTGGGTCACCCTCCAAACCGGTGAGACGTTTTCTTAGCTACTAGTGGAGATACGATACCATTGTTTGGGCGTGATACTACAGCGTTTAAGCGCTTAAACGCTCAAGTTGTTTCTTCAACATTGGTCTTAGAAGAGCCGATTCATTATGCGTTACAGATCTGCAGCCATCAGTTCAGtaaagagacttttcatgctGACGGTTCCAACAGTAACCAATTTTCAGCTATTAGTTCAGTAACCTCTCCCTTCTCCCCTTAACACTACCCCAGCTCGCGGTTTCTAGAGCTTCTCTaagattcatgttttttttgtttctttgtttctcacAGAAGCGgcccaagttcagaaagaatcATCAGAATTCAGCTTTTCCGGATGACGTGGTAAGTGCTTGACCTCATCTTTTGAGGTCGTCGGATTTTCATTCAAGAATCTAAACCTGTCACTTGAGCGCTTAGTCATTTAATAGCGTGGAATTTTGCGATCTTATCTCCAAATGAGATCTCCCCTTTCCAGCTTCTTCCCCACCCAGGGTGGTGCGGGGAGTCAATGATTGTTTGATTTGTTGagattttttactttgtttttgtttggtttttctggtttatttattttctgtctTCCCTAAGAAAGCGTACGTTCCCCGACTTAGGCTTAGGCTTAGGTCAGCAGATGgctgaaaattcatttttgccgTGAAGCCTGCAAATGTGATCATCGATCGCCACCTTTTGCGATGAAGTCATTAGTCATTTGTCTGTTTGCTTACCTGTGAtccgtgttttttttgttttgtttttttttttgcgtttaagGAAAGGCAAGCGAACCTCGCTGCTATGAACCCATCTTACAACGGCAATGATGCGGTAAGTtggaatttctcttttcttttaaagttaaacGAAGCACGTGTGTTTGTAGTGAGATCAATTTTTGTCGCCTATTACCTCGCTATTACGTACACCCTTTGGTGCGCACATTAGGGGTCTTTCAAAACATTATCCTAGAAAAGATATCCGGCTAATACGGGCCGCTCTTTCTCTACCCTGCGCTAAAAGGCTAAGTATTTTCATGTCTGTAAAATGACGAAATCATTCACAGCTTGGTTGCCAACAAGTCACCCCCAAAACCCTTGCAATTAACCGATTAATCACTTAGTTTCTTGGTCGCTCTTCCTTTCAGAGGGGACGATCCCAGAGCTACCAGAGACTCCTTATGGGCAGTCCGAGTTCGTCAGTACTCAATAACAACCACCTGGTGAGTACGATATTCGCGGAGCGCACGCATTGAAAGAGCGTCAAATCAAATGACATGCATTCTGCCTTGAGAAGCAGAAGGCGTTTTCTTCTTCATgatgcaatgataaaactttataaagcatttataCTACCTCATCcacaacaagtcaatgtcatacgatgagctgctcactacggctagcatgacatccttatattgtaggcgcttacaccaggcgttaatttcttttcaaatgcttaaatggtacgggacctacttatattggaagcctttttaaatacagacatacaccttttaactgtttttataacatagcCGTAATTATTATCGATGttatttatacacgttcgtattttgaacgagttttttagctctttgacgtaacgagttaaaataaacgattgattgaaaaaaattgattgatGATTACCTGCCTTGTGAGAGTAGGTCATCCGCTGACATTCGTGGTTTTTTTGCGTTTCAGGAAAAGCAAGCTAGTCTTAAGGAGCAAGCTCCTAACAGCCTCGCGGCCAGGAGTTCATCTTACGAGGACGATGTGGTGAGTGAGGATTTTCTAGGCTTACATGAGTAGAGCGTTACATTTGCAGGGggtgaactttaaaaaaccgtCTGTCTCAACAGTTCTCAAAATGCCTGTATGTGCAAaccttttcaatttaatttcttcaCTTGCTGTCTTAATGTTCCGAGGTGGTTATTTCTGCATGTTTCACACAGCGCTGAAATTTTAATGTAGTATATGTGCAAAATTCGCAGTAAAGTGACTTTCAGagtcataaaaaatatatactttaaTGGTAATAATTTGACGCAGAATCTCTGAGCAATTCCGCCCCCAGCGAATGAGCGCTCCACAAATTATGTGACCATAGGTCTTCTGCTGACACAAATTAAGCGACTGAAACACGTGTAATGCCCTCTTAATTGATAAGTCGATCAAGCGTCTGCTCCAATCGCGTCAGGGTCAATACGGGCACTCTTTCTCTACCGTGCGCTAAAAGGCTAAGTACTTTCATGTCTATAAAATGACGAAATCATTCACAGCTTGGTGGCCAACAAGTCACCCCGACACCCTTGCAATTAACCGATTAACCACTTAGTTTCTTGGTCGCTCTTCCTTTCAGAGNNNNNNNNNNNNNNNNNNNNNNNNNNNNNNNNNNNNNNNNNNNNNNNNNNNNNNNNNNNNNNNNNNNNNNNNNNNNNNNNNNNNNNNNNNNNNNNNNNNNNNNNNNNNNNNNNNNNNNNNNNNNNNNNNNNNNNNNNNNNNNNNNNNNNNNNNNNNNNNNNNNNNNNNNNNNNNNNNNNNNNNNNNNNNNNNNNNNNNNNAGACCTTTCATTCATAGATTTCAGTCAAAGGGCAAAGAACCAGTCACTCGCATTGCCTTTCCGCGATGTAACCGGTACAAATCTGCCTACGGGACAAAATTTATCTGCCCTCTGTCACGCTTGCAAAACAATGCCCACCACTGCTACTGACACCGAGAATAGATGTCACTCTTTCCTTGGGACGACGGCTGCTCAGATTCCGTGGTATTCTGAAAGCGCCTGTGCGAGTAAGTCGGCCGACCGGCGATCGAAAGAAAGGGGCGAAGAATTGGAAGAAGATGAACAGCAACGACGACAacaagagcaagaagaagaagaagaagaagaagaagaagaagaagaaaaagaagaagaagaagaagaagaagaagaagaagaagaagaagaagaagaagaagatgacgacgacgaagaggaaggggaagaaaaagaggaagagacaggacaagaagaaacactgaaagaaacggagagacaagaaaaaaaaggagtagcGGTGGAAGAAAGTGACGAAGAAGGAGAGAACTTGAGTTTTGAGCCCGGCGAATCAGGCGCCGACGTGAGGCTAGAGGAGGTAGAAAGTATCTTAGAAAGTCGAGGACTAGATCCCGTGCCATTTAAAAGGGTCGTGAGGGAAATCAAAGCGATGAAACCCTTTTATACTAGCGAGTTTAATCACAAGAGGCGCTCTGGCAAAATAACAATGACGACGTGGCTAAAACTCG encodes:
- the LOC140936412 gene encoding uncharacterized protein yields the protein MTGKTREREREREKTKRMDFSTEAQETRGPGSPSKPKRPKFRKNHQNSAFPDDVERQANLAAMNPSYNGNDARGRSQSYQRLLMGSPSSSVLNNNHLVSTIFAERTH
- the LOC140939067 gene encoding uncharacterized protein produces the protein MKSLFRSLTGRLVTVNMLRSAFITWSYGRDDCTDALKASLAAALRHSWQQAQRTYDRGTANDRKQLAVNLAREYAEDHLEEEPDNGQPQSFGDCPFKPGDFVAVVEEHSKLNCPKVLIGQIHSLNQQGDVSLLWYKNVSRNLYKLELSGEQWTESLESLVPVTAKVPKNRPGLYQLCTSPRQIHKVVFAD